In Ammospiza caudacuta isolate bAmmCau1 chromosome 2, bAmmCau1.pri, whole genome shotgun sequence, a genomic segment contains:
- the STYXL2 gene encoding serine/threonine/tyrosine-interacting-like protein 2, with translation MASGRDSDSEEPPVPQEEEEEEEAGPDVKAVQAHYLRSPSPSRYSVISDTDTESIFMEPIHLSSAVAAKQIISEELKTKDVRVDSVCPRMLESAQQLMVEDLYNRVKEKIDDTSLFNTPCVMDLQRALMKDRLETPRDAVDEVWPNVFIAEKSVAVNKSRLKRLGITHVLNAAHGTGVYTGASFYNGLNIQYLGIEVDDFPDADISKHFRPAAEFLDEALLTYRGRILVSSEMGMSRSAVLVAAYLMIYHHMTVLEALMTLRKKRAIYPNDGFLKQLRELNEQLLEERELERSGDEDVTPSQSPLPCAGTSSRLSGAGDSGSIKGAKAHSITVEEEDTSSILGSFMSSSSVEKTSWVSKHSTLITEEEEEQLYEEWRKKQGLSVKEAGVHHERRTSPKHLDQEEEQSDEDVERRIHDWQRRNEKYQMAGTAREEDGECSMGGRPYPSGEFSDVESVSSFEIRTLKKQLEASSFSRMRRSRTDSVSSESTWDMWNQRLLEIEKEAAQRYHSRNKTCGERQSPEMGRKERDVDEESVLSDSSCSSFYNFCQKNKDKLTPLERWKVKRIQFGFHKKDLEPSSAPSPAEDGSQAGQEETEGKSLSDIDLTAYQAWKMKRQKKVGSESSKEEFVEFAKTEDSASAKKRQRRVELLERSKKILEESQSMCSWETESTMSGSIPLSAFWSSAPSASGADDAASALSMQTNHSSLSQARSCTGATEMPNIPLPNLPVGPGDTISMASIQKWIANVVSETIAQKQNEILMLSRPSSAMASLSGDLGRRADDDKVSLLSAQSGSSLAASQLHQQDLRRAESQSVLSCNTSVSARTEGTASNMKMTQTSKPLYSLFADDVDLKKLRRKEKEMQMEMREKMSDYQIEKVIRDNKRSTLFKKKVTKAEEDETEDDRESTTNSHRRPLQADFDRTDAVFDLSSQPAASGAPKSEVDTDITKWLNGLKAEREPPSYYNQTEKAREKYRSSRVRQMDSETSSYRFCRSQRKELDSCSSYESTGDSLRTMSRFSSASAKEDKKMYKFTRSRVSETSSRGSSPDLHVFSQSPEPPFDSESPEPSTQSRVRAHHVEACEEEARSDVSECGAKRKFTQSFSKSEEDGKKEAKVEQSEERFASRQVSQYRRSARKEEEEEMDDDAIIAAWRSRLEETTAKLQRRREE, from the exons ATGGCCAGCGGCAGAGACTCGGACAGCGAGGAGCCGCCGGTGccccaggaggaagaggaggaggaggaggcgggcCCGGACGTGAAGGCCGTGCAGGCCCATTACCTGCGCAGCCCCTCGCCCAGCCG GTATTCAGTGATATCAGACACTGACACAGAGAGCATCTTCATGGAGCCAATCCATCTGTCATCTGCTGTGGCTGCCAAACAAATCATCAGTGAAG AGCTGAAGACAAAGGATGTCAGGGTGGACTCGGTGTGTCCCAGGATGCTGGAGTCTGCGCAGCAGCTGATGGTGGAAGACCTGTACAACCGAGTTAAGGAGAAGATTGATGACACCAGCTTGTTTAACACGCCGTGTGTGATGGACTTGCAGAGGGCACTCATGAAGGACAGGCTGGAGAcccccagggatgctgtggatgAAGTCTGGCCTAATGTCTTCATAGCAGAAAA AAGCGTTGCAGTGAACAAAAGCCGTTTGAAGAGACTGGGGATCACCCATGTCCTGAATGCAGCTCATGGCACAGGTGTCTACACAGGAGCAAGTTTCTACAATGGTCTCAATATCCAGTACCTGGGCATTGAAGTGGATGATTTTCCAGATGCAGATATCTCCAAACACTTCCGCCCAGCTGCAGAGTTCCTTGACGAAGCCCTGCTGACTTACAGAG GCAGAATCCTTGTCAGCAGTGAGATGGGGATGAGCcgctcagctgtgctggtggctgccTACCTGATGATCTACCACCACATGACTGTTCTGGAGGCTCTGATGACCCTGAGGAAGAAGCGTGCCATCTACCCCAACGACGGCTTCCTGAAGCAGCTGCGGGAGCTCAACGAGCAGCTCTTGGAGGAGAGAGAGCTGGAGCGTTCTGGAGATGAGGACGTGACTCCAAGCCAAAGTCctcttccctgtgcagggaCTTCTTCACGGCTCTCTGGAGCTGGGGACTCAGGGAGCATCaagggagccaaagcccactCCATCACAGTAGAAGAAGAGGACACCAGCAGCATTCTGGGTAGTTTTATGAGCTCTTCGTCAGTGGAAAAAACTAGCTGGGTTTCCAAACACTCCACCCTGATcactgaggaggaagaggaacaaTTGTATGAGGAATGGAGGAAGAAACAAGGCCTGTCTGTAAAGGAAGCAGGAGTTCACCATGAAAGAAGAACATCTCCAAAGCATCTGGATCAGGAAGAGGAACAATCTGATGAAGATGTGGAACGGAGGATTCACGATTGGCAGCGCAGAAATGAGAAATACCAGATGGCAGGTACAGCCAGGGAGGAGGATGGTGAATGCAGCATGGGAGGAAGACCTTACCCATCAGGTGAATTCAGTGATGTTGAGAGTGTGAGCAGTTTTGAGATCCGAACCCTAAAGAAGCAGCTGGAAGCCAGTAGCTTTagcaggatgaggaggagccGCACAGACTCTGTGTCTTCTGAGAGCACCTGGGACATGTGGAATCAGAGGCTTCTGGAGATTGAGAAAGAAGCTGCTCAGAGGTATCATTCTAGGAATAAGACCTGTGGGGAAAGACAATCCCCAGAAATGGGAAGAAAGGAGAGGGATGTGGATGAGGAGAGTGTGCTTTCAGACTCCTCCTGTAGCTCCTTCTACAATTTCTGCCAAAAGAACAAGGACAAGTTGACTCCTCTAGAAAGGTGGAAGGTCAAGAGGATCCAGTTTGGCTTTCACAAGAAGGATTTAGAACCATCATCTGCACCATCTCCAGCAGAGGATGGCAGCCAGGCAGGTCAGGAGGAAACAGAAGGGAAGAGTTTGTCAGATATTGATCTGACTGCTTACCAGGCTTGGAAAATGAAGCGGCAGAAGAAGGTGGGCAGTGAAAGCAGCAAGGAGGAATTTGTGGAATTTGCCAAAACTGAGGATTCTGCTTCAGCTAAAAAGAGACAGAGGCGTGTAGAGCTCCTTGAACGTTCAAAGAAAATTTTAGAAGAAAGCCAGTCCATGTGCAGCTGGGAGACAGAGAGTACAATGAGTGGGAGTATTCCCCTGTCAGCTTTCTGGTCTTCAGCGCCTTCTGCAAGTGGTGCTGACGATGCAGCTTCTGCCCTGAGCATGCAGACAAATCATTCATCTTTGTCACAGGCCAGGAGTTGTACTGGAGCAACAGAGATGCCAAATATACCCCTTCCCAATCTCCCAGTTGGCCCAGGTGACACAATATCCATGGCAAGCATTCAGAAGTGGATCGCTAACGTGGTCAGTGAAACCATTGCTCAAAAGCAGAATGAGATCCTGATGCTGTCCCGTCCATCGTCCGCCATGGCCTCCCTGTCAGGAGACCTTGGCAGGCGAGCAGATGACGACAAAGTTTCTCTTCTCAGTGCTCAGAGTGGCTcatccctggctgcctctcaGCTCCACCAGCAGGACCTGCGCAGGGCTGAGTCTCAGTCTGTGCTGTCCTGCAACACCTCCGTGAGCGCAAGGACAGAAGGGACTGCTTCAAACATGAAGATGACCCAGACAAGCAAACCACTGTACAGCCTCTTTGCTGATGATGTTGACCTAAAGAAActcaggaggaaggagaaagagatgcaaatggaaatgagagaaaaaatgtCAGACTATCAAATTGAAAAGGTGATCAGAGACAATAAACGCAgcactttatttaaaaaaaaggtgacCAAAGCAGAGGAAGATGAAACAGAAGATGACAGAGAGAGTACAACAAACAGCCACAGGCGTCCCTTGCAAGCAGATTTTGACAGAACTGATGCAGTCTTTGATCTGTCCAGTCAACCTGCAGCCTCAGGTGCACCAAAGTCAGAGGTAGATActgatattaccaagtggctcaaTGGCCTGAAAGCAGAAAGAGAACCACCGTCATATTATAATCAGACTGAGAAAGCTAGAGAGAAATATAGATCATCCAGAGTTAGACAGATGGATTCTGAGACATCTAGTTACAGATTCTGCAGATCCCAAAGAAAAGAGCTAGATAGCTGTTCTTCCTACGAGTCAACAGGAGATTCACTGAGAACCATGTCAagattttcctctgcttctgcAAAAGAGGACAAAAAGATGTACAAGTTCACGAGGTCCAGGGTCAGTGAGACAAGTTCCAGAGGAAGCAGCCCAGATCTGCATGTTTTCAGCCAGTCACCTGAACCACCCTTTGACTCTGAATCCCCTGAACCATCTACACAGAGCCGAGTTAGAGCTCATCACGTGGAGGCATGTGAAGAGGAGGCCAGGTCAGACGTGTCAGAGTGTGGAGCAAAGAGAAAGTTCACCCAAAGCTTTTCAAAGTCTGAAGAAGATGGAAAGAAGGAGGCAAAAGTGGAGCAAAGTGAAGAAAGGTTTGCATCTAGGCAGGTCTCTCAGTACAGGCGAAGCGCACgtaaagaagaggaagaagagatgGATGATGATGCCATTATTGCTGCTTGGAGAAGCCGACTAGAGGAAACTACAGCAAAGCTCCAGCGGAGAAGGGAAGAGTGA